Proteins co-encoded in one Marmota flaviventris isolate mMarFla1 chromosome 9, mMarFla1.hap1, whole genome shotgun sequence genomic window:
- the LOC114105060 gene encoding lysine-specific demethylase 4D: MKSKPNCAQNPNCSIMIFHPTKEEFNDFDKYIAYMESQGAHRAGLAKVIPPKEWRARQSYDDVSDILIATPLQQVVSGKAGMFTQYHKKKKAMTVGEYHLLANSEKYRTPPHLNFEDLERKYWKNRLYDSPIYGADISGSLFDESTKEWNLGHLGTIQDLLEQECGVVIEGVNTPYLYFGMWKTTFAWHTEDMDLYSINYLHFGEPKTWYAVPPEHGQRLERLARDLFPGSSQGCEAFLRHKVALISPTVLKENGIPFNRVTQEAGEFMVTFPYGYHAGFNHGFNCAEAINFATPRWIDYGKVASQCSCGEARVSFSMDAFVRILQPERYELWKCGQDRAVVDHTEPTAPGRQALTTWRDVLSRRKASPSLKHLPLRQASQSALPESATGETHCSAQVCPMPNLPSAARSAAVQPRATAHSSQGPETVPPPTLHPSVLTGRRGRGRRPRELRVQEQTSQVPAKRRLSAGTASIALDPERRLKTAHGDLMINPEPLSPGLQHPAMTPKP; this comes from the coding sequence ATGAAGTCTAAGCCCAACTGTGCTCAGAATCCAAACTGTAGCATAATGATATTTCATCCAACCAAAGAAGAGTTTAATGATTTTGATAAGTATATTGCTTACATGGAATCCCAAGGGGCACACAGAGCTGGCCTGGCCAAGGTAATTCCACCCAAGGAATGGAGAGCCAGGCAGTCTTATGATGATGTCAGTGACATCTTAATAGCCACTCCCCTGCAGCAGGTGGTCTCTGGGAAGGCAGGTATGTTCACTCAataccacaaaaagaagaaagccaTGACAGTGGGAGAGTATCACCTCCTGGCAAACAGCGAAAAGTATAGAACTCCCCCACACCTGAATTTTGAAGATCTGGAGAGAAAGTACTGGAAGAACCGCCTGTATGACTCACCAATTTATGGTGCTGACATCAGTGGCTCCTTATTTGATGAAAGCACTAAAGAGTGGAACCTGGGGCACTTGGGAACCATTCAGGACCTGTTGGAACAGGAATGTGGAGTTGTCATTGAGGGTGTCAACACGCCCTACCTGTACTTTGGCATGTGGAAGACCACTTTTGCATGGCACACGGAGGACATGGACCTTTACAGCATCAACTACTTGCACTTTGGGGAGCCCAAAACGTGGTATGCGGTGCCCCCTGAACACGGTCAGCGCCTGGAGCGCCTGGCCAGGGACCTTTTCCCGGGCAGTTCCCAGGGCTGTGAGGCCTTCCTAAGACACAAGGTGGCCCTCATCTCGCCCACAGTCCTCAAGGAGAATGGCATTCCCTTCAATCgcgtgactcaggaggctggtgAGTTCATGGTGACATTTCCCTATGGCTACCATGCTGGCTTCAACCATGGTTTCAACTGTGCGGAAGCCATCAATTTCGCCACTCCGAGGTGGATTGATTATGGCAAAGTGGCGTCTCAGTGCAGCTGTGGGGAGGCCAGGGTCAGCTTCTCCATGGACGCCTTTGTGCGCATCCTGCAACCCGAGCGCTATGAGCTGTGGAAATGCGGACAAGACAGGGCCGTAGTGGACCACACTGAGCCTACAGCGCCTGGTAGACAGGCGTTGACCACCTGGAGGGACGTCCTTTCACGTAGGAAAGCTTCCCCCAGCCTGAAACATCTCCCACTCCGCCAGGCCTCACAATCTGCTCTGCCTGAGTCCGCCACTGGTGAGACCCACTGCAGTGCTCAGGTGTGCCCGATGCCCAACTTACCATCGGCAGCCAGAAGTGCTGCAGTTCAGCCCAGGGCCACAGCCCACAGCTCCCAGGGGCCTGAAACAGTCCCGCCACCGACCCTGCATCCGTCAGTTCTGACTGGCAGACGTGGTCGTGGTCGTCGTCCTAGGGAACTAAGGGTTCAGGAACAGACTTCTCAGGTTCCAGCCAAGAGACGCCTGTCTGCTGGCACAGCCAGCATAGCTCTGGACCCAGAGCGTCGGCTCAAAACTGCTCATGGAGATTTGATGATCAATCCTGAACCTCTAAGCCCTGGGCTGCAGCACCCTGCTATGACCCCTAAGCCCTGA